One Fusobacterium perfoetens ATCC 29250 genomic window, TCAATGCTTTTAACAAATATATCTGCAGAACAAATAGTTGGTCTTAGTGGTCAAGCTTATATGAAAAATATAACAGGAATGGCATGGGAATCAACTGCTGCAGTAGCAACAATAATGTTGGCAGTATTTTTCTTACCTTATTATTTAAAAAGAGGTTTTACAACAATGCCTCAATTTTTGGAAGAAAGATATGATTCTACAACAAGAAAGTTAATATCAATGCTTTTATTAGCAGGATATGTATTAATTTCTACACCAGCTGCTTTATATGCTGGAGCTGTTGCTTTTAACCAAGTTTTTGACTTAGAAGCTATTTTGGGAGTAACATATGTTCAATCTATTTGGATTTTAGTATGGACAATAGGAATAATAGGAAGTATTTATGCTGTATTTGGAGGACTTAAAGCTGTTGCAGTATCAGATACTATTAATGGGATAGGATTAGTAGTTGGAGGATTAGCAGTTCCTTTCTTTGGATTATTATATTTAGGAAAGGGAAATATAGGAAATGCTTTAAATCAAATTACAACAACTCATTTAGATAAGATAAATGCAATAGGAGGTCCAACAGACCCAATACCATTTGGAACAATCTTTACAGGTATGGTTTTTGCTAATATGTTCTATTGGTGTACTAACCAAGTATTAATTCAAAGAACTTTAGGAGCAGCTAATTTAAAAGAAGGACAAAAAGGGGTTTTACTTTCTGGATTTATGAAAATATTAATTCCTATAATAGTTTCTTTCCCTGGAGTTATAGCTTTCCATATATTTGGAGAAAGTGCAAATTTAGGAGATGCTGCATATCCAAAATTAGTTGCAACAGTATTACCTAAATCTTTAGTAGGATTTTATAGTGCAGTAATATTTGGAGCTGTATTAAGTACATATAACTCTTTATTGAATAGTGCTGCTACATTATTCTGTTTTGATGTTTATAAACCAGTAATTAATCCAAATGCATCAGATGAAAAATTAATAAAAGTAGCAAAACAAGTTGGAACTTTCTTAGCTATATTTAGTATGAGTGTAGCTCCATTCACAATGTATGCAAAAGGTGGATTATTTGAAGTAATGAGAAGATTCACAGGTTTCTTTAATATACCAACAATAGCAATAGTTTTAGTAGGATTATTCTCTAAAAAAGTTACAGCTTTAGCAGCTAAGACAGTTGTAATATTCCATTTAATAGCTTATACAATATTAATATTTATTTTAAAAGTAAAATTAAATTATGTCCATGTAATGGGATTATTATTTGTAGTGGAAGTAATTTTAATGCATATTATATCTGCGATAAAACCAATTGAAAAAGATTATGAGGAACCAAGAACTAAGCCATTTGTTGATATGAAACCTTGGGCAAAACTACCTCTTGTATCAACTTTATTAATGGGATTATTAGTATTTATTTATATCTTCTTATCACCAATAGGAGTTGTGTCATCTATAAAAGGAGAAAATTTAGTAGGACCTAACTTTAAATTAGCTATGTTAGCATTAGTAGTAGGTATGGGAATTTTCTACAAAGTTATGGACATGAAAATTAAACATTCTCGTTTCCTAGCTGAAATAGAAGATTTTAGTGAGGAAAAAAAGTAAAGAACTAGAAAAACTAGGAGGAAAAATGGAATTAAGAGTAGATGGGAAAAATTTAGAATTATTAGTTAATGGAAGAAAAATAATATCTCACTCAACAAAAAATCCTTTTATCTTTGTAGGAAAAGGTGAAGCTACTTTTGATATGTATAGAGGAAACTATGACATAAAAGATTATGTAATAGAAAGAGTAGCATTAACAGAGTTTGAAATTTTAGAAGAAAATAAAGTTAAATTTTTCAGAGGAGAAGAATTTTTAAATGTTTCTTTTGAAGAAAAAGAAGGAAGAACATATATTAATTTCTTAGAAGCATCTGATGAATTAAATAGATATTGGTTTAGAATTTGTGCTGATAAAGAAGAAAAAGTATATGGTTGTGGAGAACAAATGACATACTTTAACTTAAGAGGAAAAAATTTCCCTCTATGGACTTCTGAACCAGGGGTAGGAAGAAACAAAAAAACTTATACAACATGGCAAGCTGATGTAAAAGATAGAGCTGGTGGAGATTATTATACAACATATTATCCTCAACCTACATTTGTATCTACAAAAAAATATTATTTACATATGGAAACAACAGCATATGCTGACTTTGATTTTAGAAATGAAAAATTCCATGAATTACAAGTATGGCATAAACCAGAATTTATTATGATTGAAACGGGCGAATCTTATTTAGAAATCATAGAAAAATTAACTGGATACTTTGGAAGACAACCTAAGTTACCTGAATGGGTATATAATGGAGTATTACTTGGAATTCAAGGTGGAACAGATTTAGTAATAGAAAAAATGGAAAATGCTATTAAAGCTGGAGTAGAAGTAGCTGGACTTTGGTGTCAAGACTGGGAAGGTATAAATATAACTTCTTTTGGAAAAAGACTTTGGTGGGACTGGAAATGGTCACCAGAAACTTATCCTGGATTAGATAAAAAAATATGGGAGTTAAAAGAAAGAGGAATTAGATTTTTAGGATATGCTAACCCATTTTTTATAGAAAATGATACTTATTATAAAGAAGCTGAAGCTAAAGGATACCTAGCAAAAGACCAAAATGGAAATGATTATAAAGTAGATTTTGGGGAATTTGATTGTGGTATAGTTGATTTAACAAATCCAGAAGCTTTTGAATGGTATAAAGAAAAAATGAAAAAAGAACTTATTGAGTTCGGTTTAGATGGATGGATGGCTGATTTTGGAGAATATTTACCAAGTGATGCTGTTTTAAAAAATGGAAATGGAGAATTAATGCATAATGCTTGGCCAGCTTTATGGGCTA contains:
- a CDS encoding solute:sodium symporter family transporter; this encodes MLLTVVSFIFFTALVAVISWWKTKEEKLDTADGYFLAGRGLSGIVIAGSMLLTNISAEQIVGLSGQAYMKNITGMAWESTAAVATIMLAVFFLPYYLKRGFTTMPQFLEERYDSTTRKLISMLLLAGYVLISTPAALYAGAVAFNQVFDLEAILGVTYVQSIWILVWTIGIIGSIYAVFGGLKAVAVSDTINGIGLVVGGLAVPFFGLLYLGKGNIGNALNQITTTHLDKINAIGGPTDPIPFGTIFTGMVFANMFYWCTNQVLIQRTLGAANLKEGQKGVLLSGFMKILIPIIVSFPGVIAFHIFGESANLGDAAYPKLVATVLPKSLVGFYSAVIFGAVLSTYNSLLNSAATLFCFDVYKPVINPNASDEKLIKVAKQVGTFLAIFSMSVAPFTMYAKGGLFEVMRRFTGFFNIPTIAIVLVGLFSKKVTALAAKTVVIFHLIAYTILIFILKVKLNYVHVMGLLFVVEVILMHIISAIKPIEKDYEEPRTKPFVDMKPWAKLPLVSTLLMGLLVFIYIFLSPIGVVSSIKGENLVGPNFKLAMLALVVGMGIFYKVMDMKIKHSRFLAEIEDFSEEKK
- a CDS encoding alpha-glucosidase → MELRVDGKNLELLVNGRKIISHSTKNPFIFVGKGEATFDMYRGNYDIKDYVIERVALTEFEILEENKVKFFRGEEFLNVSFEEKEGRTYINFLEASDELNRYWFRICADKEEKVYGCGEQMTYFNLRGKNFPLWTSEPGVGRNKKTYTTWQADVKDRAGGDYYTTYYPQPTFVSTKKYYLHMETTAYADFDFRNEKFHELQVWHKPEFIMIETGESYLEIIEKLTGYFGRQPKLPEWVYNGVLLGIQGGTDLVIEKMENAIKAGVEVAGLWCQDWEGINITSFGKRLWWDWKWSPETYPGLDKKIWELKERGIRFLGYANPFFIENDTYYKEAEAKGYLAKDQNGNDYKVDFGEFDCGIVDLTNPEAFEWYKEKMKKELIEFGLDGWMADFGEYLPSDAVLKNGNGELMHNAWPALWAKVNYEAVKETGNLEKIVYFMRAGYTGNQKYCTLMWAGDQCVDWCIEDGLASVVVGALSVGMTGNALTHSDIGGYTTLHGLKRSKELFMRWAEMGAFTPFMRTHEGNRPADNHQFDTDMETLKHLARMTKIYKHIVPYTKALVAEASEKGIPVQRPIFMHYENDKEAYDIRYQYLYGKDLLVAPVYNKGEEIKDVYLPEDTWVHVWTGKEYRGGHHQIEVPIGYPAVFYRKDSEYKALFEGLKSI